One genomic segment of Nothobranchius furzeri strain GRZ-AD chromosome 10, NfurGRZ-RIMD1, whole genome shotgun sequence includes these proteins:
- the rufy3 gene encoding protein RUFY3 isoform X2, with product MSDLTPQSETPTPTTDKITQAARETIYLCNFRVSVDGEWLCLRELNDISLTPDPEPAHEDPKDPIAIERLNLMNMAKLSIKGLIESALNLGRTLDSDYAPLQQFFVVMEHCLKHGLKTKKTFLGQNKSFWGPLELVEKLTPEAGEITASVKDLPGLRTPLGRGRAWLRLALMQKKLSDYMKTIINRKDLLSEFYEPNALMMEEEGAVIAGLLVGLNVIDANLCMKGEDLDSQVGVIDFSMYLKDGGHSSKSAEGDGQITAILDQKNYVEELNRHLSASVNNLQAKVDALEKSNTKLTEELAVANNRIITLQEDVERVKEESSFHLESRKASSADGQTLAETRKQLKEETLLRLDVERELEVQIGMKQEMELSMKMLEKDVCEKQDALVELRQQLEDLRTINQQLGHKSQSSDASSKQKSEAIVRLEEKINQMSGTIKQLESRGKHAEKERDLALEANRLFKQEFGDKIESLQVEVEQQRKHRFSLEKELRREREQKHHLSVSAPVGREKKLSESSSPKRFPESQPIRRNSDQSQSEQDDVKSSLSSSLSLSHHEEELESSCPENSRPSLCLMCKQDESLLRTKKQCKNCCGFFCGSCVSNALPLPSSILPESVCTSCYSQLLQQYASTPT from the exons ATGTCTGACCTGACGCCTCAGAGCGAGACCCCGACCCCCACCACAGATAAGATCACCCAGGCTGCCCGAGAGACCATCTATCTCTGCAACTTTCGCGTTTCTGTTGATGGCGAGTGGCTTTGCCTCCGTGAGCTCAACGACATCTCGCTCACGCCCGACCCAGAACCGGCCCACGAAG ATCCCAAAGATCCGATTGCCATAGAAAGGCTTAACTTGATGAATATGGCCAAGCTGAGCATTAAGGGTCTGATCGAGTCGGCGCTGAATCTCGGACGCACGCTCGACTCTGACTACGCCCCCCTGCAGCAGTTCTTTGTGGTGATGGAGCACTGCCTCAAACATGGACTGAAAA CAAAGAAGACCTTCCTGGGGCAGAACAAGTCATTCTGGGGCCCgttggagctggtggagaagctgACGCCTGAAGCAGGAGAGATTACAGCCAGCGTGAAAGACCTACCTGGTCTGAGAACTCCGCTGGGAAGAGGACGGGCCTGGTTACGTCTGGCCTTGATGCAGAAGAAGCTTTCAGACTACATGAAGACCATCATCAACAGAAAGGACCTGCTTAG TGAATTCTACGAGCCAAATGCTCTGATGATGGAGGAGGAGGGCGCCGTCATCGCTGGGCTGCTTGTCGGGTTAAACGTCATCGATGCCAACCTGTGCATGAAGGGCGAAGACCTGGACTCGCAG GTTGGAGTCATAGATTTCTCGATGTACCTGAAAGATGGTGGGCACAGCAGTAAGAGTGCAGAGGG TGACGGTCAGATCACGGCCATCTTGGATCAGAAGAATTATGTGGAGGAGCTGaatagacatttgag CGCGTCTGTAAACAACCTCCAGGCCAAAGTAGACGCTCTGGAAAAGTCCAACACAAAGCTGACAGAAGAG CTCGCGGTGGCAAATAACAGGATCATCACTTTACAAGAAGATGTGGAGCGAGTGAAGGAGGAGAGCTCATTTCATCTGGAGTCCAGGAAG GCCTCATCGGCAGACGGACAGACGCTGGCAGAAACACGGAAGCAGCTCAAAGAGGAAACGTTGCTTCGACTG GATGTGGAGCGGGAGCTGGAGGTGCAGATTGGGATGAAGCAGGAGATGGAGCTGTCCATGAAGATGCTGGAGAAGGACGTGTGTGAGAAGCAGGATGCTCTGGTGGAGCTCCGGCAGCAGCTAGAGGACCTCCGAACCATCAACCAGCAGCTCGGCCACAAGTCCCAG AGTTCAGACGCCAGCTCCAAACAGAAGAGTGAAGCCATTGTTCGGCTGGAGGAGAAGATAAATCAGATGTCAGGAACCATTAAACAGCTGGAGAGCAG AGGCAAGCACGCCGAGAAGGAGCGAGACCTGGCCCTGGAGGCCAACCGGCTCTTCAAGCAGGAGTTTGGAGACAAAATCGAGAGTCTGCAGGTGGAGGTGGAGCAGCAGCGGAAGCACAG GTTTAGTCTGGAGAAGGAGCTGAGGAGAGAGCGTGAGCAGAAGCACCATCTGAGCGTGTCTGCTCCTGTTGGCAGGGAGAAGAAACTCTCAGAGAGTTCATCACCCAAA CGGTTTCCAGAATCTCAACCAATTAGAAGAAACAGCGACCAGTCACAGAGCGAACAGGACGACGTCAAAAGCAGTCTGAGCTCCAGTTT GTCCCTGTCGCACCACGAGGAAGAGCTG GAGTCGTCATGTCCAGAGAACAGTCGGCCATCTTTGTGTCTGATGTGTAAGCAGGATGAATCCCTCCTCAGGACAAAG AAACAGTGTAAGAACTGCTGCGGCTTCTTCTGTGGGAGCTGCGTGTCCAACGCGCTGCCGCTGCCATCCTCCATCCTCCCAGAAAGCGTCTGCACGTCCTGCTACTCCCAGCTCCTGCAGCAGTACGCCTCAACGCCAACATGA
- the rufy3 gene encoding protein RUFY3 isoform X5, with translation MSDLTPQSETPTPTTDKITQAARETIYLCNFRVSVDGEWLCLRELNDISLTPDPEPAHEDPKDPIAIERLNLMNMAKLSIKGLIESALNLGRTLDSDYAPLQQFFVVMEHCLKHGLKTKKTFLGQNKSFWGPLELVEKLTPEAGEITASVKDLPGLRTPLGRGRAWLRLALMQKKLSDYMKTIINRKDLLSEFYEPNALMMEEEGAVIAGLLVGLNVIDANLCMKGEDLDSQVGVIDFSMYLKDGGHSSKSAEGDGQITAILDQKNYVEELNRHLSASVNNLQAKVDALEKSNTKLTEELAVANNRIITLQEDVERVKEESSFHLESRKASSADGQTLAETRKQLKEETLLRLDVERELEVQIGMKQEMELSMKMLEKDVCEKQDALVELRQQLEDLRTINQQLGHKSQSSDASSKQKSEAIVRLEEKINQMSGTIKQLESSDKHLVKQARHLNSAAEKLLQLQP, from the exons ATGTCTGACCTGACGCCTCAGAGCGAGACCCCGACCCCCACCACAGATAAGATCACCCAGGCTGCCCGAGAGACCATCTATCTCTGCAACTTTCGCGTTTCTGTTGATGGCGAGTGGCTTTGCCTCCGTGAGCTCAACGACATCTCGCTCACGCCCGACCCAGAACCGGCCCACGAAG ATCCCAAAGATCCGATTGCCATAGAAAGGCTTAACTTGATGAATATGGCCAAGCTGAGCATTAAGGGTCTGATCGAGTCGGCGCTGAATCTCGGACGCACGCTCGACTCTGACTACGCCCCCCTGCAGCAGTTCTTTGTGGTGATGGAGCACTGCCTCAAACATGGACTGAAAA CAAAGAAGACCTTCCTGGGGCAGAACAAGTCATTCTGGGGCCCgttggagctggtggagaagctgACGCCTGAAGCAGGAGAGATTACAGCCAGCGTGAAAGACCTACCTGGTCTGAGAACTCCGCTGGGAAGAGGACGGGCCTGGTTACGTCTGGCCTTGATGCAGAAGAAGCTTTCAGACTACATGAAGACCATCATCAACAGAAAGGACCTGCTTAG TGAATTCTACGAGCCAAATGCTCTGATGATGGAGGAGGAGGGCGCCGTCATCGCTGGGCTGCTTGTCGGGTTAAACGTCATCGATGCCAACCTGTGCATGAAGGGCGAAGACCTGGACTCGCAG GTTGGAGTCATAGATTTCTCGATGTACCTGAAAGATGGTGGGCACAGCAGTAAGAGTGCAGAGGG TGACGGTCAGATCACGGCCATCTTGGATCAGAAGAATTATGTGGAGGAGCTGaatagacatttgag CGCGTCTGTAAACAACCTCCAGGCCAAAGTAGACGCTCTGGAAAAGTCCAACACAAAGCTGACAGAAGAG CTCGCGGTGGCAAATAACAGGATCATCACTTTACAAGAAGATGTGGAGCGAGTGAAGGAGGAGAGCTCATTTCATCTGGAGTCCAGGAAG GCCTCATCGGCAGACGGACAGACGCTGGCAGAAACACGGAAGCAGCTCAAAGAGGAAACGTTGCTTCGACTG GATGTGGAGCGGGAGCTGGAGGTGCAGATTGGGATGAAGCAGGAGATGGAGCTGTCCATGAAGATGCTGGAGAAGGACGTGTGTGAGAAGCAGGATGCTCTGGTGGAGCTCCGGCAGCAGCTAGAGGACCTCCGAACCATCAACCAGCAGCTCGGCCACAAGTCCCAG AGTTCAGACGCCAGCTCCAAACAGAAGAGTGAAGCCATTGTTCGGCTGGAGGAGAAGATAAATCAGATGTCAGGAACCATTAAACAGCTGGAGAGCAG CGATAAACATTTGGTGAAGCAGGCCCGACACCTGAACTCAGCAGCAGAgaagctgctgcagctgcagccgtAG